Proteins encoded by one window of Salmonirosea aquatica:
- a CDS encoding esterase, with product MTRLFLRLNLILWLCPAGLLAQQAHVNIDWAPHKNTENLAPPYGTNTVSPIVHDDRTVTFKLLAPGADSVMVVGLPVAPGKPVAMKKGEKGLWETTVGPLLPDIYLYKLRINGVNVPDPNNSFVGMADQPPYSILIVHGDAPGYYDPKPVPHGAVTRHIYHSDVTNGEREMYVYTPPGYNPAVAYPVLYLVGGSGELASNWANEGRANFIMDNLLAEGKAVPMIIAMPNNQLIHRQHPNHVNLTFNLFEADLKQHVVPFVDTHYTTIKNPGGRALAGLSMGGRHTQFIGFKNLDLFGSFGVLSAGDVNTETLFADFLNDPATNSKINYLFVGQGTLEAERVQGNRTIALHEALEKHNIRHEYYVGGGGAHEWKTWRHLLYAKLLPGLWRK from the coding sequence ATGACCCGCTTATTTCTTCGTCTAAACCTGATCCTGTGGCTATGCCCGGCAGGCCTGCTAGCCCAGCAGGCCCATGTCAATATCGACTGGGCACCTCACAAAAATACCGAAAATCTGGCCCCGCCTTATGGAACCAATACGGTATCGCCCATTGTCCATGATGATCGCACGGTTACGTTTAAGCTACTGGCCCCCGGCGCGGATAGTGTTATGGTAGTGGGACTACCCGTAGCCCCCGGAAAGCCCGTGGCTATGAAAAAAGGGGAGAAGGGATTATGGGAGACCACCGTGGGTCCGTTGCTGCCGGATATTTATCTGTACAAGCTGCGAATCAACGGGGTGAATGTTCCTGATCCCAACAACAGTTTTGTGGGCATGGCCGATCAGCCGCCTTATAGCATTTTGATCGTGCACGGCGACGCTCCCGGCTATTATGACCCCAAACCCGTGCCCCACGGAGCCGTAACGCGGCACATTTATCATTCTGACGTAACCAACGGAGAGCGTGAAATGTACGTGTATACCCCACCGGGCTATAACCCGGCTGTGGCCTACCCGGTTTTGTACCTGGTAGGAGGAAGCGGCGAACTGGCCTCCAATTGGGCCAACGAGGGGCGGGCCAATTTTATCATGGACAACTTACTGGCGGAAGGTAAGGCGGTACCTATGATCATCGCCATGCCTAATAACCAACTGATTCACCGCCAGCATCCCAACCACGTCAACCTCACGTTCAATCTTTTTGAAGCCGATCTTAAGCAGCACGTGGTACCTTTTGTCGATACCCATTATACGACAATCAAAAACCCGGGTGGACGGGCATTGGCGGGATTATCCATGGGCGGGCGACATACTCAGTTTATCGGTTTTAAAAACCTGGACCTATTCGGGTCGTTTGGGGTACTGAGCGCCGGGGATGTCAACACCGAAACCCTGTTTGCTGATTTTCTGAACGATCCCGCTACCAATAGCAAGATTAATTATTTGTTTGTGGGGCAGGGAACGCTCGAAGCGGAGAGGGTACAGGGCAACCGCACCATTGCCCTGCATGAAGCTCTGGAAAAGCATAACATCCGGCACGAGTACTACGTCGGGGGAGGGGGAGCGCACGAATGGAAAACCTGGCGTCACCTGCTCTATGCAAAGCTCTTGCCGGGGCTATGGAGAAAGTAG
- a CDS encoding Hsp20/alpha crystallin family protein: protein MSLVKFNGNGTLPSLLDDFIGKDMEDLQVWNWPFATRSRVGSVVPSVNIREDNDNFYLEVAAPGMKKKDFNVTLDNGRLTISTERKEEKEEKGNNERYMKREFSFHAFSRSFWLPDTCEQDRIEARYTDGVLHLTVPKKEEAKPKAPRQIKIN from the coding sequence ATGTCACTCGTAAAATTCAATGGAAATGGAACCCTTCCAAGTCTGCTGGATGATTTCATAGGCAAAGACATGGAAGATCTTCAAGTATGGAACTGGCCCTTTGCCACGCGCTCTCGGGTGGGTAGTGTGGTACCCTCGGTAAATATCCGGGAAGACAACGACAATTTCTATCTGGAAGTGGCCGCCCCGGGCATGAAGAAAAAAGACTTTAACGTCACGCTCGACAACGGCCGCCTCACCATCTCTACGGAACGGAAGGAAGAGAAGGAGGAAAAAGGGAACAATGAACGCTACATGAAGCGTGAGTTCAGTTTTCATGCTTTCTCCCGCTCTTTCTGGCTACCTGATACCTGTGAGCAGGATCGGATCGAAGCCCGCTATACCGATGGGGTGCTACACCTGACGGTTCCCAAAAAAGAAGAGGCCAAACCCAAAGCGCCTCGACAAATAAAAATTAACTAA